Proteins encoded together in one Asterias rubens chromosome 4, eAstRub1.3, whole genome shotgun sequence window:
- the LOC117288882 gene encoding protein no-on-transient A-like has product MVLCGNNAGGGAQRGGRGGGGGGGGGGGGQWNNRQQQRPGYGNSGTGGNNQQRNFASRRWEGNQSRTDNRMDARQDSRGQVSGQQPYGRMSGDNRNREGSYMQRGEPRGNIRGNGNQQQRGGANMRRPGRGFRSGSAGGRGSGGGGGGWTGQGGGKDQYSRFQQTPKTGRGGRMGLRENQGRHSRSFTR; this is encoded by the exons atggtgctat GTGGGAACAATGCAGGGGGTGGAGCTCAAAGGGGTGGGcggggaggagggggagggggaggtggAGGTGGAGGAGGTCAATGGAACAACAGGCAACAACAACGACCAGGATATGGAAATAGCGGCACTGGAGGAAACAACCAGCAGAGGAACTTTGCATCCAGACGATGGGAAGGGAACCAATCAAG GACTGACAACAGAATGGACGCCAGGCAGGACAGTCGTGGGCAAGTTTCAGGCCAGCAACCCTATGGCCGCATGAGCGGAGACAACCGGAACCGAGAGGGATCCTACATGCAGAGAGGAGAGCCCAGGGGTAACATCAGAGGCAATGGGAACCAACAACAGAGGGGCGGAGCTAACATGAGGAGACCTGGAAGGGGGTTCAGGTCTGGAAGTGCTGGAGGGAGGGGGAGCGGTGGCGGTGGTGGGGGTTGGACAGGACAAGGTGGTGGAAAGGATCAGTACTCAAG GTTTCAACAAACACCCAAGACAGGCCGTGGAGGTAGAATGGGATTACGAGAGAACCAAGGCAGACACAGTCGTTCCTTCACACGATAA
- the LOC117289446 gene encoding E3 ubiquitin-protein ligase NRDP1-like produces MGYDVERFVGSINDGLLCCICRDVLEDPLQAPCEHAYCTSCIHAWLVHDQICPEDRQPLTQDQLHPIFRYMRNDLNQLRLRCRNRVAGCCDEVMLENLTRHEAACDFGRVTCPNVNCGIELERRVLDSHLLVCTHRTKTCPQGCGLTVLNSEVDSHNCVAELRLELELLRSEMIGKNEDQKHEMKLRLDSQRTHMVHKISEMQQQMDELKSQNDRLFHDVRLLSALERKRGQDMERLELEKKELLEVLKALKDEHELAKTNTCRITAL; encoded by the exons ATGGGTTACGATGTTGAGCGATTTGTTGGATCTATCAACGATGGACTTCTGTGCTGCATCTGTCGAGATGTTCTTGAGGATCCTCTGCAAGCCCCCTGTGAGCATGCTTACTGCACCTCCTGCATCCATGCCTGGCTTGTACATGATCAGATCTGTCCAGAGGATAGACAACCTCTAACACAAGATCAACTTCATCCGATCTTTCGCTACATGAGAAACGACTTAAACCAGCTGAGACTGCGCTGCCGAAACCGAGTGGCAGGCTGCTGTGATGAGGTGATGTTAGAGAATTTAACGAGACATGAGGCAGCCTGTGACTTTGGGAGAGTGACCTGCCCGAACGTGAACTGTGGCATAGAACTTGAGAGACGAGTTCTAGACTCTCATCTCCTGGTCTGTACGCACAGAACCAAAACATGCCCACAGGGATGTGGGTTGACAGTACTAAACTCTGAAGTGGACTCGCATAACTGCGTGGCCGAGCTGCGCTTAGAGTTGGAGTTAttgcgatctgagatgatcggGAAGAATGAGGATCAGAAGCATGAGATGAAACTGAGGCTTGACTCGCAGAGAACGCACATGGTGCACAAAATCAGTGAGATGCAGCAACAGATGGATGAATTAAAAA GTCAGAATGATCGCTTGTTTCATGATGTCCGACTGCTGAGTGCCTTGGAGAGGAAAAGGGGACAGGATATGGAGCGTCTAGAACTTGAGAAAAAAGAGCTACTAGAGGTTCTGAAAGCACTTAAGGATGAACACGAACTAGCAAAGACCAACACCTGCCGCATCACAGCTCTCTGA
- the LOC117289372 gene encoding transmembrane protein 42-like translates to MLGLTLAICAGLCAACASAFAKLAMSGEEIAEVCHRMEATIALSSMPSCTLVTVVLRGISFSLLFLFNAIMWTLFVKSLQLSRSSLEATITNSSANFFFSAVIGHLVFGEALSWTWWLGSSIIVLGLWMIHKGSYKETITNKDR, encoded by the exons ATGCTTGGTTTGACATTAGCTATCTGTGCCGGACTGTGTGCAGCTTGTGCATCTGCCTTTGCCAAGCTTGCTATGTCTGGAGAAGAAATCGCTGAGGTGTGTCACAGAATGGAGGCTACCATTGCACTGAGCTCAATGCCAAGTTGCACTCTG GTGACAGTGGTCTTGAGAGGAATTTCTTTCTCACTTTTGTTTCTCTTCAACGCCATCATGTGGACCTTGTTTGTAAAGTCACTACAGCTGTCCAGATCTTCGCTGGAGGCTACCATTACAAACAGCTCGGCTAATTTCTTCTTTTCC GCTGTGATTGGTCACCTTGTTTTTGGTGAAGCTCTGTCGTGGACCTGGTGGCTAGGCTCCTCTATCATTGTACTTGGTCTATGGATGATCCACAAAGGCAGTTATAAAGAAACAATAACCAACAAAGACAGGTGA